The Scatophagus argus isolate fScaArg1 chromosome 4, fScaArg1.pri, whole genome shotgun sequence DNA window taacaacagaaatgtgtgtaaaGATGGAGGCCATGATTTAGTACTTAGTATATTCCGGAGCATTCAGCCTAATTTTGAGCCGATCTTTTGAGTCACGTCCACAGATGGTAATGCAGCAGTGGTTGGCCGCGTCGCCTCGCTGTGAGGAGGTCGTGGGTGTCGGGTGTACGTGGTGACCCGTTCAGGGCGTAGCCGATTCTGAAATTTCCTCTTTGACCTTTTGGTCATCACTGCACCATTTTATCCTGTTAGATATTTATGTGAAATgttgtgacctttgacctccaaaatctgatcagttcatctttgagtccGAGTGGACGTTTGCGCTAAACTTGAAGAACTTTCCTCAAGACGTTCCTGAGATACGACGTTCATGACAAAGAGACGAACAAACGGAAACTCAACAGCAGTCAGGGCAGGACACCTTAGATTTCATGTACAAAACACCTGAGACACAACAAATGATTAACACAAtcgctttttcttcttcatagCAGTTTATTTATAACAGTCATTTACGGAAAAAGATTTCCACGGTCGAGTGCAATAATCACAGACAGGGAGGCCTCGGCTGCTCCTCCGTCTCAAACACAAGCCGACTTTTGCTCCGTATTGCATTCGGTGAGatgcatcaaaataaataagCGGAACTCGTCCATCGATTCCCACACTCAGTCGCACAGTATGATTGCCTTCATGGTTCGTCCTCACAGACTGGGTACCTAGTGTTGAACTGAGCGAACAGTATTgcatcagagctgcagctctTCACACATGCAGACGTCCAGCAGAGAGCTCAGGTGACAGCACCTGCCCGCTCTAACGACCATTCGTTTACAGAAGATTACGAGCACCAAACATTTTTGGTGATAAGGTATAAACAAGTTAACGTATGCTTGTGCAAATAAGTTCAAAGCACGATTAAGTGACATTACTTCGATACGTGGGAGTTACGCTGCCAGGCAAACCCGCTTCAACACGTGAAAATGGCTTCCTGTTAGAAGTCGGGGTCGGAGTGATGAGTAACACAGAAGCATTACGATAAAACGGGGCCACAGTCGCATGCATGTGGATCACTCTCACACAACAAAAGAGGTAgattcacagaaaaacaagggaAAGCTTTTGGAAGAAGACAATAATTCAGAGGAGGAAGGTCACAGCTGTGAATCCTGTATTGCATACCCCAGCTGTGTTTCAGACGAGCCTGTCGCATAGTTTTATGGTGCACTCGCAGcactgcctcacactctgtgctgctgttatgGCTTTGGCTTGCATCACTTCCTTTGCAGGAGGTCGAATCCAGCAGAATTAAGTTCAAGAGTAACATAGAAGTTATTGGTAAGTGACCTTCTGTTTCTGCTACGGCAGCATTCAGCGAAGCTCTGAACTTTACTGCACACAGATCACCGACACATCAAGTCATTTGAATGGTGTCGAACACGAAACGAGTACAGTCATCtacaaacactgagaacattgtgttgttttggtgaTGTACGCAGatgaacatttaaaatcaaCCTACCGTACAAACATACAGAGACAACCCTGAATAAAGTCTAGTGCAAGGTAGTTAAAGCTAACATAATATCGGTGGAATGGCAGGGGTGTGCATACAGCTACCTGCACCGCAGAcaggtaaagagagagaggaaggagggggaaaCGCTGGAGGAGAAGAGCAACAGAGGAGCCGAGTTATCTGACGCTCTGCGACATGTGCAGAGGGGTCAGCATCTCTTCAAAAATGGCTCCCTTCACGTTGGAGCCTCTCAGGTTGGCTTCTTGAAGGTCGCAGCCGGAcaggtcacagttctgcaaaaGACGCAGCAGCGACAAAAACCACAAGACGGGAGGATTAAAATGACTCGGgtgaaaacattcacatcaaGGTGTGACATCAGGCTGCAGCTGACTGGGCCACACTGGTCCAGcaggtgtcacctttgtgctttggctcatgtacagtacagagaggaacacaaacaaccaaaaccaGAGGAAACGTTAAGCTGCAGTCACTTGCTGTGCCCAACAAAACGCGGGGGTTCTGCCGCTGGGCTGTCAGCGATGAAGCCGATTTAGGACGCAGCAGTAATATTCAGCATGTTAATCTAGAAAGCTTTTGTTGgtcctgcagagctgctgtaaaTAAGTGTGCCAGCTGAGCCAACATGAAGGTCTTTAACCCCCCCCGACGGCCCTGACGCACCTCCAGATCGGTCCCTGCTAAAGTGGCTCCCCGCAGGTTGCAGTTCTTCAGCTTTGCATTCTTCAGAGTGGCCACCCGCAGGTTGATGCCCGTCATCTGGCTTCCTTCCATGTCGACTCCTTTCAGGTTAGCACCTGCTTACCAGAACGTTTGGTTAAAACACGACCACCATCACgtttcaacatttctgttggCGTGACACGTCCACACGCTGAGTCCTTTACATCCTCACTTACAACCAGCCTGTCGACTCGTTTCACATCTCAGCGCAGTAAAACCTTCCAACGTTATGGATTTGGATCGGGATGGTTTGTTATTTTACTCGCACACAACACATTCGCTCtcattttgcatgtttattGTATAAATTTATCTGCTTTTCgcctgaggaggagcagagtgTGCTGCCCTCCGAACAGtcagccccacacacacacacacacacacacacacaccttttttaCACCAAGTCTGATGAAAGCCGGACTGAACAGTTTAAGTTTACGGTTACAACAAACTAGTGCCAACAGAAAAATTGCCAAAGGTTTGATAGGGCAGACAGGCCCGTAGAACTGAGCTGAACGGACTGGACAGATCCAGCTATCCGAGTCCAGTCCGGACCAGCATCTAACATGGCACTACAGATTCTGAGCAGCTGTGGTGGATTACCTTCCAGGTTGGCCTTCAGTCCAGATGGATCTTCAAAATTGCACCCTTTTAGAGAAGCTCCCTCAGCATTGGAGCAGAGCATCTTCACCCCTTGCAGGTTAGCACCCTTCAAAGCACAAACATCAGAAGTATTCAGAACACTCTCGTAGGTTCACGCTGAGTGATGATTTACGAAGAAAACACCAAACTCCTCTCGTTGTGTCTTTAATGAGGCGAGTGTGACGGTGGATGCGTTCAAACTCACATCCAGGTTGGCTCCAGAGAGATCCGCCCGCTCCAGGTTGGAACAGCAAAGGTTGGCGTGTGTCAGATTGCAGCGGCTGAGATTGGCCATCTTGAAATTGATGTAACGCAAATCAAGTCGGGACAGATCTGCGCCACTGAAATTAAGACCCTAAGAACAGCGAgaggaaagagagtgaaaaCGCTGACTTGATCCGCAGAACTGATGGAGCGGGCGGAAACGTTTTGGTGCAGCTGTACCTGACAGCGGAGCTCTGACTTGGTGGGCGTTGCCAGGAGAAAGCGAACAAACTCCTTGCGGGAAATGGGAGAGTGGTCCTCAGGCGGCTGCGTGTTCTGTTTCAACAGCGAGCCAGTGGTGAGTCGCGATGCGTTCATGGGTGTGATGGAATCATCAAATGCAACCTGCTTACCTTCCACAGTTCACATTACCTTTATTGCTACTTCCAGCTGCTCAGCAAGCTGCTCAATCCCAAAGAACCGAGCCTCCTCAAGGACACCTGAAAGACATTCAGGACAACGCTACCAAACCGTCCCTTTTTGTTTCAGCGGGAAACTGCTGCTGCGGGGATTTTAACAACCTGCCTCAAGTCCACATCGTTATTTGGGACTCGTCAAAAAGCTCACCTCGTATATTTATGCCTTCATTGATAATGAGCTGACCATGTCTCAGATAGTTGAGTATAGGCTCAAAGTATTCAGGGCTGCGGTCGATTAAGTAAGCTCCACGCTCGTCCCGCTTGTTCCCCCACACATCTGGAGCCAAACACGACAGGTCAACGACAAGAGCCATTCAAAAGGATGTCTCAAACGCTTACTGATTGGCTGTGACTCACCTTTCTCTCGAAACATGTGGGCAAGCATACTCTCAGGCTCTTTGCTGACCAGGGTGCTCctgaacacaaaacagacacgTTCAGCAgtgaaagcaaagcacaaaaatgGACTTAGGCTTGTGATCTGATTATTTCAGGTGAGAGCAGCATCAAGACCGCAGACACCTGGTGGTGGTGAAGGGACGACCGCCGATGTTGAGGGTCAGCCAGTCAGTGTGGGCTCCATGCTTCTCAGATGTGACCCTGGCTTCATTTTGAGGgtctgtgaaataaaaagagagaagaagacggAGCCTCTGAGACCGTGTTCACATTTCCACTGACGTGACATGAGACATGAGACACGGCAGCACTTACCAATGAATGGATCTCCCTCTGACACATACAGCACGTCGTCATCTCTGTCGGAAACGCAGACAGGTCACACAGTGAGCTCCGTGCTCTTAAAGCGCTCAGCAACACATGCATTATCACCGTGTGAGCTTACCTTATCAGGGCAATGTCGTCTATGAGACCACCCTTCCCATTGTACAAACAGGAGGCTTTGATTCCTAACTTATTGCTTGCTACGGACAGTAAGTCGGACAAAGTCCCGTACACTGCTACAACCTGGAGAGGATTGAACATCACTGGGTTGTTAGGGATTTAAAGGGAAATGGGTCACTCGTGTATAACGTGTTAAATGAGCCCCGGTGAGCAGCGTAAACGAGCTCCGGGAGTGGAAATGATGCCGTTAATTTCATCGGACTGCTGTTACTTAAACAAACAGTAGCCCGAGTTGGCTGTAATGACACAGTGGAAAAAGCCAGTCATTCTGCGGCCCGAGCTCCCCCACTCAACAACTTCATACTCACCTTGCCATTTCTGGAAGTCCCGTTAATAAATAAGGTAACTCTTCTCATTCTTTAGGCGCTTTGGCTGTAAGTACTTTGTTACAATTGCACCAATGATGTGGCGTTTGCCAGCTAACGCTTGCCTGCAGATTCAAGCTGGCTAGCTAGCAGTCTTAGCTGCATCAGACCACAACACGAGACAAAAGAGGCGTTCGATTGCTATCGGAAAACAAAGAGTTTGAAGATGCATATTTATACAGCACTCCCAAACTCAGTTATGAATAAAAGTGTGCTCTCGCGGCCACATTTACAattacacttttatttattacttaaCTGTCAGGTACAAAATTTGTACTAATGGCAATGTTAAAGAAACGTCATACCGTcaattaataaaatgaagagtAGGTTTTTAGgatcaaatgtaaaaaatggtCCATCGCAGCAGTGTAACAGCTATTCATCATCGTGCCGCTACAGCACAAAGTTTtgtgctgtctttgttttccccAAATAAATCTGACACTACAAACTCAAAAAATCAGATAGTCCCTGAATGGCACACCCGGACTGCAGCCGTGCCATTGGCCGGAATGTTCATACGTAAGCACGTAACACGTTCGTTTAATCCGTCTGGTGGTTTGGCGCAAGCGTTTAGCCATCCTGAAGTTTCTTTCGTACTGACTAACACAAAGCAGCCTGTCGTCAGCTTGTACTTTAGTTATTAGACAACATACATTAGTCATTCGGTTAAACATTATCTGgattcttgtttttgttatttctagCATGTTTGTCTGGAAGCTAATCGagcaccaaagaagaagaaacacggAAATGTCAGACAGCGTAATGTTGATTCATCTCCGTATCTCAAAAACTGCTGTCCAGTTTCCGGTCTGAATCGGTTTGCAGCTGTTAGCACGATGGCGTCTGATAGACAACATTGCTCGTGCTGCTCTCATCCTGTCTCGTCTCCCAGTGTTCACCAGACGCTGAATGAGATGGACTTTGAGCGAGGTTTGCATTAAAGTCTCAGCCATGTGGTGGTCCAGTTAAGCCATGATTCTAATTGAGTACTCCAAAATTCAaacttttgcatgttttatgtttcatttaaatgccTTACGATGATTTTCCTGACgggtctgtctgtgctgtgtggtgtCACTCTTCTTTGCAGGTATCTGGGCTGCTGCAATGGATGGGGACCTGGAGAAAGTCTCGTCTTTGGTCCAGAAGGGCACAGACCCTAACCTGAGAGACTCGGCTGGATACACAGCCCTGGTCAGTGTGCAGGCAGGGTGTTTGGCTGTGCACACCTCAGTGTAGTTCTCATGTATCTAAATTCCTCCgccgtgtctgtgtgttttgtctcagcaCTATGCCAGTCGCAGTGGTCATCTTGCTGTGTGCACGTTTCTTCTTGAGAACGGCGCTTGTGCATCTCCCCAGACGCCAGGCGGAGCCACGCCGCTCCACCGATCAGCTTACTGTGGTCACGTGGATGTGGTCAGGCTCCTGCTGGGGCACAGCGCAGACCCGACGCTCTGTGATGATGACCGTGCCTCCCCTTTACATAAGGTACAGATTGTAGCAGCGGTGAGATACTGAAACCGTCCCAGAGAGACCGTTTGATCGCCATTTGACCATTTCTCTGTTAAATGCTTGGGCAGGCTGCAGAACGGGGTCATCAGGAGGTGTGTCGGCTGCTTCTGGAGCACAGTCCGGCCCTCTGCAGCCAGCAGAACAACAGGCTCCAGCTACCCTACCAGCTGGCCCCGCAGGGAGATCTGCAGGAGCTCTTAAAGCCACCTCAGTGAGAACAGACGCACTGCGTCTGGGCTTGACTTACTCGGTCACATCAAAACATCCTCGTTGAGGTTCACTTAAAACATTCTGGATTCATTACATCTGGCTGCTTGTTCCTTAAGAGCCGCTGAATCAAACGGGATGTACATTTTTTAGCTCCATAAAGTCAGCTCCATCAGTTATTAACAAACTGCAGAAATGTGTAAAACACCAGCGCTGCACTCTTATCAGGTAGCTGTGGAATAAATAAACATTCACTTCAATAAGTGGACGTGGCAACAGTTTCCGGTCTCCTCTGGAGTAACGTAGAGCCGAGTGGTGCCGTTTTCAGACTCGTGAAGCTGCACTGAGCTTTTGTTGATGGCTCCACTGTGGAATCAGCCTGGCAACCAGATTTCTCATTTCAATAGTTCTGCTGAGCTACGGACAGGAACGAGTCAAGCTCCTCTTCAACCTGCTATGTGAAGAAATTATTTGACtttaaaaggacagaaaatgacacatgaaTAATAATGTCCTCACAATAATTTGTGCAGCGTTTTGAGTCAGAAAGCTCCTTGTTAGTGGCTTTGGGGTGATGAGTTGGAGCTACTTTATGCACTGCAAACACCAGCATCTACTCTTTCTACTGCATTAATGACTGTTTGCTCTGAACATGTCTGACAAAGCAGTTTGTATTAACATTGGAGCTTTAAGTTAAAGCTCCTGTGAGGTGATCCTCCCTGGATGTCTGAATGTGTggcagcagggggcgctgctgcCCTAaaatctgcctgtgtgtttttctctgtgcacCATTTAAATTATCTGGCAGCTTCCACACACTGACCTCATCTGATCATCCTGCAGGAGAgctgaacaggaagagagaaaagcgTCTGAGTAGCTGTTAGAGCTGGCAGAGAGACATCATGGACCGACGCCAACAAATCACTGCGGCAGATTAAATGAAGTTATTCTACGTTTGTATCATCGGACATGTTTCAGAGTTTGAATTACTTTATGAAAGTGGGCCTCAAAGTGCAGCCATCGTATGATTGAGGACTGTCCTCGTATCCCGAGTTCTTTACGCAGAAGTCTGTCCACAGACTGTTTTAAGTTTGattacagtcacacacaggCAATAGCAAGAAACTTCATGGCCTTTAAATCCTGTCTGAACCTTTGAATCGTTTGAGATCTTCCACCAGTGGTCGTCTGCCTTCTCCAGAACCCACGCTGAAAGGCCACCCCTGACTCAGCCTGTTCTCAACAGGCCTCTACATCAACAAGCAGATCCTGAACTCATCAGAGCTGCGTGCTTATTTTATTTCGGGTTTTTTTGTGTAATAAGTGCTCCATGACTAAACCTCATCAGTGAGCTTTTCTTATCTAAAGCTTGTGTGCATATCAATGGCGGACGACAAGTGAACTTGTGCTGGAGCTCAGCTGCAGCGGCGCACACAGCTGATTAAAAGTTCCTCAGTGTGATTTCTAACAACAGTCTGGTATGATGGGACCTCAATATATGATCCCAAACGCTTAATTAATTGTCCTGTGACTCATATGGTTCAGCTTATGGGTTGTTTGTCTGGCTCTGCTTTTGAGAAGATTACATCTCCATAATCAATAAAAAGAAGTTCAACCATCCACCAGTGtctggaagaaagaaaacatctgggAAACTAAACTTTCCCTCTCAAATACAGccacaataacacaaaaatcACAGCATGTTCACGGAGCACAATTTCCTGGGGAAACTTTCACATGATTATGGTCGCTGGGACGTTGACGTACGTGGACGTTTTGACGCTGTCCAGATGTCTTAGTCTCATTTTAGTCCAAGTGTGGCTACAGGAAGCCAAATTCCACTGACATGTCTTCCATATCCAATATTAAAAAGGCTGGCTGAtctgtgatgatgtgtttttcagctaTAAAGCTAACAAATGTGTTAATTACTCCCACAGAAACGTGTATCACGCCGTCCTGGATCAGCCGATGAGCCTGACATTCCCACCGTCACAGTGCTGATTGGCTGGCGGAGCTGAGCTGCAGCCTCTGGACTCTGGACTGGTTCTCGTCACCCGCCGACCTGGAGAGCAGGAGCGAAAGATCTGCAACATCACTTCAACCGGCAGACAACATGCTGCTTTGAAGTGGGAGTGGACCCAAATTGGATTATGCAGCATCTCCGCGGAGCAGCTCTCCTAGATTTGATTACCGCATGGCCCCCCCTCAGCCCACACCCACAATCCTGCCTCCCCCATGCAGATGAGATGACGTGAGGCCGCCTCCCCCCTTTGCAGAGTCTGGTGCCTCGCTTCTCAGTGTGCGCCCATCTGCCAGCCATTTACCTGATTACTCTGGGACGACCCAGACAGGTCGGGCTCTGCCAGGGTGGCATTAATGTTGTACAGGTGGACACAGGAAAGATAAGGAGCCTTTAATCTGGGAAAACAAGCATCCACATATCACCAAAATGGAGAGAATTAACATCTGCTGCAGTGGAATACAGTTGAGAGTTACATACTTTGTGGTGTGGAACTACAGCATTAATTCTACAGCTTAGACATAAGTGTCACCTGGGCGAATGCACAGAACGGACAAGCTGTGGTCTTCATCCACAGTCAGGCTAATGTTTAAAACCCCAAACTCTGACTGCAAATACTCCACGCAAGCATGGCACACAGACCACCTTCTATTTCTGAGGAAAATAACACGCAGTCCTGGTTTAACTTGGGCTCATTATGGTGGAAGTGGGTTCCAGGGCCAGGAAGTTTCATTGCTTTCCAAATAAATCTCACTAAACAGAGCAGGAATCCAAATTCCTCATCTTGTGGAGCCTTCGCATTACGAGGAGGCTCTCCAGAAAGCTCTCGGCCTAAAAATCACACCTCATCCTTCCAGATATCACTTGTTGTAACGTTTGCACCGACGGCACTGAGTTAAGTCGTGCAGTTAATGACCGAAAATGGTGGAAAATGTCTTCTCCTCTTAACAAAGCTGCTGATTTTCACCCAACAAAGGCCCGTTTCTGATTGTTGCCACATAAAGGGGCAAAGCAGCTCTCAAATTCAAACCAGCTCATGAGAAATTTTCAAAAAGACTGAGGCCCTTTAATATTGCTCTGGTTTGGCCACGTGACACAGAGGGTTTTCATTACCTCGCTCACTGCGAGCAAATTCAAGACGTCGGCTTTGATTGTGCTACATGGAACCTGGCAGGAGAACAATGGGAAGGTGCTGCGGGTGTGACGGCGTGGCTGCTCCGATTCAAACAGCATCGTGTGCTTTGTTGTGAGAGCGAACAGGGACGTCTTCTACCCAGTCAGCTCAGCGAGCAGTGAAAACAGGCTGAGAAAAGCCCTGCTATTACTGACATGTGGCGCTCAGAGCGGGCCATCCTCGTTCCAGCTCCTCAGCTGTGTGGAAGGAGGAACTCGTCACTAAACAGCCTGACTaaaacacccccaccccaccacgCCTTCCCCCCGACACCCCATCTCCTTGTGCTGTGTGGCGTCAGCTGCAATGAGCTCCAGATGTGGCCTGGCACCCCTCCAGTCACGGCACTGGATGTGGTTTGAAGGTAGTTTGGAAACACCACCCACCAGCGGACCCAATGAAAGTTCTTCAGACTGCAGCGAGAGCTTTGCGAAATTCAAATGTTGCATGATGTCAACAAATCACATGCTGCCGTTCTTCTGACTGTCACTGCACAGCTGCTTTACAGCAAATGCTAAGTGAGGTTGTTTGCTGATAGCTTAGCCAGCTAGCAAGGACAAAAGCCTCCTTCTCAGTGGTGGAGTCATTTTTCTGATGGCAGTCAACTTCTTAGAGTATAAGTTCAGAATGTCGTAACGTGTTAAGAAGTAAAGTTTGATGAACAAAATCATGAGTTTACTAAACATCCCCTCCCCACATTTATGAAGGCATACAAAACATTCAGTAATGTGTGTCTGGCGTGGCGGCTAATCCTTCTACCTCACATCTCCTGCTTCACTCTTCAGGTTTCCACATCAACACAACTGGACCACGATTGGCTGCCAGActgtttgtgatgtcacagatCACGCTCATTGGCTCCGCCtcttaaaatctgatttttgcTGAGCTTAGAGAAAATTTACACTTTCAACAATGTGTATAAAATCAGCCttatggtgtgtttgtgcacagatcatcatcatcatcagaatcacagtgaagctcaaacttccaactggaggaaaacaagacacaaacatttctgacaggagaagaaaaacaaagaataaacagAGTGGTTTGGACACCAGGTGTCATACATCATCACGGCTGCACCACTGGTTCAGCTGCAACCaaacagaagagacagacagaggggggTCAGTTCTTTGGACCTCCGCTGCTTGTAGAACAGGAAGTAGCAATCAAGGTTAAAAATGGAAATccagaagagagacagaaccACTGATACCTTCCAAAACGGTCAACCATGCAGACTGATAAGAGATCCCGATAGAATTGCCTGCCAAGCAGGTATACTCCCCGGCGTCATCAAAGGTCACATTTCTCAGTTGGAGGACTTCCATTTCCTTGTCCGTGGTGTTAAGGCCAGCGGTCtagaaaaataacaaaggaaGCAGACCCAACAAGAGGCCcaagaggggaa harbors:
- the kctd9a gene encoding BTB/POZ domain-containing protein KCTD9a, encoding MRRVTLFINGTSRNGKVVAVYGTLSDLLSVASNKLGIKASCLYNGKGGLIDDIALIRDDDVLYVSEGDPFIDPQNEARVTSEKHGAHTDWLTLNIGGRPFTTTRSTLVSKEPESMLAHMFREKDVWGNKRDERGAYLIDRSPEYFEPILNYLRHGQLIINEGINIRGVLEEARFFGIEQLAEQLEVAIKNTQPPEDHSPISRKEFVRFLLATPTKSELRCQGLNFSGADLSRLDLRYINFKMANLSRCNLTHANLCCSNLERADLSGANLDGANLQGVKMLCSNAEGASLKGCNFEDPSGLKANLEGANLKGVDMEGSQMTGINLRVATLKNAKLKNCNLRGATLAGTDLENCDLSGCDLQEANLRGSNVKGAIFEEMLTPLHMSQSVR
- the ankrd39 gene encoding ankyrin repeat domain-containing protein 39, with translation MASDRQHCSCCSHPVSSPSVHQTLNEMDFERGIWAAAMDGDLEKVSSLVQKGTDPNLRDSAGYTALHYASRSGHLAVCTFLLENGACASPQTPGGATPLHRSAYCGHVDVVRLLLGHSADPTLCDDDRASPLHKAAERGHQEVCRLLLEHSPALCSQQNNRLQLPYQLAPQGDLQELLKPPQ